From a single Pseudophryne corroboree isolate aPseCor3 chromosome 6, aPseCor3.hap2, whole genome shotgun sequence genomic region:
- the REP15 gene encoding rab15 effector protein, with protein MGQTPSAPVIITQPDKSDIVCEIFSQGVVHTSQKLKDYLGFEDPHGNLRPSTDTLTEIFLVNFINFCVEKGVEERIATSTMTKQQAALFGVDWIWTLFAPDKSVRLQIAVQALQMSDFDGNGRSDPDAFGKGPCKEIQLTDVGYKNKSLYEKLEEFCRLVGSDCLGLFMVFGLPGKPKDIRGILLDSVGKENKKNSLPGEKALQQFILTTDNFLPTKELLDTCMFKRNGQRNIGKVYINFL; from the coding sequence ATGGGCCAAACCCCCTCAGCTCCGGTGATAATCACCCAGCCGGACAAATCGGACATAGTGTGTGAGATCTTCAGCCAGGGGGTGGTGCACACCTCCCAGAAACTGAAGGACTATCTGGGATTTGAAGACCCGCATGGCAATCTGCGTCCGAGCACCGACACCTTGACCGAGATTTTCCTCGTGAACTTCATAAACTTCTGCGTGGAGAAAGGCGTGGAAGAGAGAATCGCAACCAGTACCATGACCAAGCAGCAGGCCGCCTTGTTCGGCGTGGACTGGATTTGGACGCTGTTCGCTCCCGACAAGTCGGTCAGGCTTCAGATAGCCGTGCAGGCCTTACAGATGTCAGACTTCGACGGGAACGGCAGAAGCGACCCGGACGCGTTCGGCAAAGGTCCCTGCAAGGAGATACAACTCACCGACGTCGGTTACAAGAATAAGAGCCTGTATGAGAAGCTTGAGGAGTTTTGCCGCCTCGTGGGCTCAGACTGCCTGGGCCTATTTATGGTGTTTGGCTTGCCGGGGAAACCGAAGGACATTAGAGGAATCCTGCTGGATAGCGTCGGCAAGGAGAACAAGAAGAATTCTCTGCCGGGGGAAAAAGCTTTGCAACAATTCATTCTCACCACAGACAACTTCCTACCCACCAAGGAACTGCTGGATACCTGTATGTTCAAGCGCAACGGCCAGCGCAACATCGGGAAAGTGTACATAAACTTTTTGTAA